From Desulfonatronum thioautotrophicum, the proteins below share one genomic window:
- a CDS encoding STAS domain-containing protein, giving the protein MTMGEWTLTAPGAETRLMRVSGRWGVDAAEELHQAFLQTVNEVLDAGAQLHVDLQGLEDGDLTFFQVIDSVTKSLDVQQLRFMNIPEQILNKAEQAGFAPRHVNGIFRKGVEDVQADHDRG; this is encoded by the coding sequence ATGACCATGGGAGAATGGACACTGACCGCACCGGGGGCGGAGACTCGGCTGATGCGGGTTTCCGGTCGTTGGGGGGTGGATGCTGCCGAGGAACTGCACCAGGCCTTTTTGCAGACCGTGAACGAAGTGCTGGATGCCGGGGCGCAGCTGCATGTCGATTTGCAAGGCCTGGAAGATGGTGATTTGACATTTTTTCAGGTGATCGATTCCGTAACCAAATCCCTGGATGTGCAACAGTTGCGGTTCATGAATATTCCGGAGCAAATTTTGAACAAGGCGGAGCAGGCGGGCTTCGCCCCTCGGCATGTCAATGGTATTTTCAGGAAAGGAGTTGAGGATGTCCAAGCGGATCATGACCGTGGATGA